In the Silene latifolia isolate original U9 population chromosome 1, ASM4854445v1, whole genome shotgun sequence genome, ATAAAATATTGTATCTCCAAAGATGGGCAGCTTTCAAAGTTACAAAATTTATTCGCAAGACAGCATATGAGTTAAGTGAGAGTTTGTGACAAGAAGTGCAGGTCTGGGAAACTTATACTAACACAGAATGAATATTTTAACAAATGATACTTCTTCACCATGAATTGACACAATATTACATCAGACGTCAACAGGATTCTGACAAGTTAAAATCACAGAACACATATAACAAGTACAAAAACATTATGCCTCTCGAGAACTTCCACAAGCAGCTATACTATGAAAGGAAAGTCAACTTCTCTACTCGAGGATGTTGCATCAACATCTCATCCAAGTCGAGGATGGGGACTGAGGGTCTCTCTAATCTCGTCTTCTTTTGGGCTCAATCTGGGAAATCGTTCATTCCTTAGGTTAGTGAAGCGAGGGCTGTGTACTTGTGGTGACAATACTGGTAAAGAAGCTTGGGTCATGTTTGCCAGGGAAGCAGGAGAACTACTAGTAATCTTCGGACTTTGGATGTGACGAATTTCTCCCCGACTTCTTGTCATAATTTCACCAAGGAACTCTCCACTGTCCATAGTAGTCATAGATACTTGACGACTTGGATCCTATAAGTTTCATTTGTATGATAATCATAAGATAGGGATTAGAAGCTTTGATAGGACGAGTTTGCATCCCCCGATGGTACAAAAACTTGGACCACTAAACTCACATAGTCACACATATACTCGGTAAATTTTACATTAATAAAACAAGAACCAAGTTGAAGATGGTAATATGATGACTGATGAGTAATAGATGTGAGTATCATGGTGATGAAATTCAGTACCACCCAATGGTAAAAAGATTCGTTTTTTGTTTGGAAAATGCTTAGGAAACTTACTTCAAATGCCAGATTGTAAGTAATTGCAGGGGCATCTTCATATTCAGCAGCATCCAAGTCCTGAAGATGGGCTAATTTGAAGAACCTAGGTAAAACATACTGTCTAACTGGGACTAGAAGCATGATCAGCAGAGGGAAAAGAACTCCAGCTATTGGGATCCACGTTATCCCGAAACACAGCAACAAGTACACTGTCTGGAAAATTGTGAAGAAAGCAATCGTCTTGAAGGGAACTGTCTCAATGAAGGTTGTGTGTTGATCTTCAAGCACTCTGGAATAAGTGTTCAGTTAAAAACCAAGTTAAATAGTCGTGAACAAAAGCGTAAAAAAGGTTTAAGACCAACAAGTACTCCGTATTAGGTAGCAGAGTAAGACTACGACATGGTGAGCTTGTCAGACGCATTCCACTTCCCCCTCTTACATGAGAAGAGAATCGGAAGGAAAACACCATTGCTCTCATTCCACTTCCATCTtcctccctccctttccctcctactATTGAATCACACTACTCAATAGTGTTATAACAGATAAGTACTTACTTGTATCTTCGACTGGGAGCAGTGAAGAGCAACAATATTCTTTCCCAAAATTGATTTCCAGGCAAGCTTTCAATTGCCATGAATGCAAAGTATCCCCAAAGAACAGCTGTAGGGATTTTCTTCAGAACAGGCATAGCTGCAACACAGCTACCAACCATTACTGCTTGAAACAAATTGCTCACACGCTGTTCTTTTACTTCAATTGGCAAGAGATCGTCTATGTCTTTATCAACATCAAAAATAGTTTCATCAACCGGTGCATCAATGTAACCACTGCTGGAGGCTTTTTGAACAGTTGATTCCTTCAACTCCTTTAGTCCCTGTATAAAGTTCACCATCCAAGGTAATTTTAATGCCTTGCTAATagtaggaaaagaaaaaaaaaaaaaaaaaaagataatctGTCCATTCCTTTGGATTAGCTACATTTCCCTGTTTGAGACACTAAAACAATTATCCTCTCAAAAATCAGAGGGTTCCACTATGCATCCACTTGCCTTACCCTCTATATCAATTTGGGATAAATACCCTTCCCACTTGCCCATCTCTTGAAATCTCGCACGATATAGAAATGTCACGAATTCAAATGAATGGAGCCATGGAGGGAGTCATAATAATGGAGCCTGGTATGATTGTTTGATAATAGGATAGATAAGTAAACTTACTATAGAAGATGGAATCTGATAGACAAGAGGTGTCTGCATTCCATTGTATGCATCTTGCATGTTTCTGTATAACTGACCCAAGTTTGAATTCTTCTCTATGCTATTTCTTGCTGCTGCCACAAGCTTGTTCCTCAAAAGCTGTTTTTGAAGACCATGATTATCAAATTTAAATACATATCAGAATTGTGATCTTGCTTACCAACAAATGCATATGCTACTGAATGAGAAACTTTCGATGAACTTCTTTATCAAAACAAAAAAATTCTGAAACTATGGTGTTTCTTAGTTGATCTTTCTGGACTACAAAATTGAACCTTCTGAGAATAAACCAATAAGTTCCAAGAAAAATTAACGTGGTTTTCAGTGCTAGTTCATATGCGAGTGTTACCTGATGCTTAAGAGTAGCCAGACTTTTTGTATGCATGGGAGATTGAGGAATAACCCCATTTGAGGGGGGAATGCCAATAAGACCGCACAATATAACCTGAAGATACAAAATGCACAATCGCTTTGAGATTCAAATCAATGTATGCAATCAACTATGGCTACAAAATTACAATAACGGCATTGAAGGACTTTCACTGAATTCCATAGCTGCACTCACCAAGAatccgaggaggaggagatcaTAGTGATACGAGGAAGGTTTCTTCAGATTAAAGTCCTTTTGCTGAGCCAACTGAGAAGCAACACTATGATCAAAGTAATAGAGCACTGCAATCATCGTGGCTGGGATAAAAGCTCCTACAATGTACAATGGGGGTACATTCAGCATGTCCTGCAAAAACCAGGAAACCCATCATATCTGACATCAATAAGAAGGTGGTAAATAGAAATGAATGCATGCCTTCAATCCCAGTTCTCCTACAAATATATGCATAAGTTACATGATCTGTTTTGGTGAGTCTTATATGAGATGCTCTCACATGAGAACAACTCAAATCTTTATGGATTCCTCGTTTAATTATAGATGCACTCATTGGCCCTTTTGTGGATCCGTCTTACCACATGAAATTTGATGTACGATGTATCAATACCTTGACAACAGTCCAGTTTGAGTAAGCACCAGGAGACCACGGGTTCGGACTGAAAAGACGCCTGGGGATCCCTTTGGGGACGTCATGGACAGGTAGGTAAGAAACAGCAGTCCACACTAGCACCATAAGTGGAACACCATAATCCGCAATGAAACCACGCAGGCAGCCTGTTCATTACAAGTCTAATCTGAGATCGAGATAGCTCAATATAGCTTAATAATGTTTAGATGCAGTCTCAAATGGAAACGCAACAAAAGGAGGATGCAGAATCCATAGAGACAAATGTTCAGCAGAGGCACATGTCCACTAGCTAAGTTGGTAGACAGTCGGACGTAGTAGTCATTTAAAACCCGTTAGCATTACAAGTGCTCTTGTGGCGTTCCTTACACAAAAGCCCAAAGGGTTCAGAACTACTCAGTGGTTCCCATTAAAGTAAGGTTCAGGAGGACACTGACCTAGGTCCAGGCTCTTAATGATAAACATATACTTTTAATAAGCCACAAAACATCATTTCCATATAGAATGATCAATAAACCTAAAGAAAATGTCTACCTCCACCATAACGCCATGATCTAGCTTTACGGCTTTGCAACCCAGTTAGAAGAAGACCAAAGGATAGAACAAGTGCAAACATTCCATTGCCAAAACGCCAAGACGGATGTAGTGCAGTCTGATTTGGATTTTCTCTATCTGGTATCCCAAACTCCCCCACAACTCCCTGTAAGCAAATGCGTAGGCCAATATTAAAGATTGTGTGCTGCTTCCATAAAATATCAGGCGTTTGTTTATGTCATTTATCATCAAAGTTCACACCGAGGCACTCTTCCAGCTTAATTTGTTTCACACATCAGAACATGAAACCGACATCGATGACACACTATAAAGACATTATATTAGTAGTGAAACGTTAACAAATGAATCAAACTCACCACAATTGCTTGCTGCATGAAAAGCATCGCAATGAGCAAGCCAAATAGCTCACCAGCTACGCGCGTAAACCTATTGATAAGAGAGCATGCCCCCAAAATGGCCAACATGAAGAGCAAAAGGGCTGTCCATACACAAACCCTGCCATCAAAGTACCATATAGATTTACATTGACATGTTTCACGAAATACACTCATTTTGACAGTAAAAAATGTCGCGTATTCAAAATACCAGGCTGTCCATGCCAAGAAAAGTTTGTGCCCCAACTCCTTCCTGTCTTTCGCAAAGTTGTACATGAATGTATACATAAGAACTGTTGGTTCAGCCACCCCTAAAATGAGCAATGGCTGCCCTCCAAAGATTGAGTGGATAACACCACATAATGCTGTTGATGCAAGAGTTTGTACTGCAGTCAATGTTCCATCTGCAGCATAAACAGAAAAAGGTGGGTATTTTACGGCAAAATCAAAGTAGCATCAAACATTAACTGTGTAAGAAATTGTAACAGTACCAGTATTTCTTTCCAGTTGTTCACCAAAAGATATAACTGGAATTGCCGAAGCAAAAAACACATATGTTGTTGGGGCTAAAATCCTGAAACCGAAATTCATAGCATCGATACAATTGCTCACAGTAGATTGCTACTCAAATATTAACAGAAATCTAACACAGATAAACAGAATTATAGCTTTTGGCAAAGGGTGTAGTTACCAACCTAATTCCAGCACGAAGACCCCCGGCCCAATCTTGCTTATAGCAAAGAAGTCTTCCTTTCAGATCATTCTTAATACCGCGAAATGGAACGAATGTTTCTTCCATAATAACTCAAATTCTAAACACCCCCTCCACCCTTTTTATATTGACAAAACTATTGAAATGGAGGAGGCTTGACCCAATAACTCCACTCAgaaaccaaagctactcgagaggCAAACACTAAATTTACGGTTTAGACATTATTGATAGGAAGCAATTGGTGAATAAACATGAATCAGGGATCAAAATTTTTGGTCAGTCTTGATCAATGGTCAGTAGAGAAGTGAAATTACATCTTAATGAACCCTATACTAATGAATCAAAGAATGGGAGAATCAATCAAGTGAATTGATATAAGAGGTTACAAGCTTCTCTTGCTTACTTGTGCTCCATATTTAACCCAAACAAAGACGATTAGCGAGATAAATTCATGGACCAAAAATCGGAAGTTGAAGATGAAATTAATGAATCAGAAACTTCCATCTACTATATCTGAACTAACGGTAAACTGCAGTAATATTTAGATCCATTTACTATAGAATGATGATTATTTTTACAAAGAATTCACCAAAATGCTGCTAAAAATCAGAAATGGACTTACATGGTACAACTTTAAAGACAAATACTCAGAAACTAACGAAAGCCCATCTTCACAAATATGATtaacagttttaagacaaatttgaGCAACAAAACAACCTTAAAATGAGAAACTAACGTGAACCCATGATTTAACAACAGTTTAGGCAAATGGGTTTTCTATCTACTATAAAATGCAGAAAAACAGGTTTGAAAAGATGAATTAGCGAAACCCCATTATTTAAACACACTAGTGATTATGGTTTAACACAGGATTTAGGCAAATGGGCACACGCTAAAATAACCAAAAGACGGTTCCGAATGAATAATTAGCGCAAACCCATTACTAAAACTCACCAATTAAGAAGGGTTATGAACAGATTAAAGAAAGCAAATGAGCAAGAGAAATTAGAGGGAAAAGGTGCAGAAATGGTGAATGTATAAAATGAGTGAAAATGTGAAGAAACACAACAGACACAGTGATATTATAATGTATGAAAGTGACAAAGAGGAGACGCAAATGAAGCCAGGAAACAACAGCTATGCTACAATTAATAAGCAGATAGCGAAGTCTTGAGTGACCCAACAAATTAAAAGAGTGTGCACAATTTTTTGAATTTGTTAAGGTTATACGGACTATTTAAGTAAGAGGGAGATGGATATTTGTGTGACATTGGTGAATGCGATGACTGACGGATAAATATACAATAATAAGTCAATAATAACAGTAGGTCTTCTTGAAAACAGTAATATATTTGAGAAATTGTAAGTTATACTGTTGAATTTTTTGGTTTTCTATGTTATTTTTCTACCTTTTTTTAATTGATTCTAATCCTTTTGAATCGTTGTTTTGTTGCATTTTCTTTTAAAC is a window encoding:
- the LOC141609024 gene encoding putative boron transporter 2, giving the protein MEETFVPFRGIKNDLKGRLLCYKQDWAGGLRAGIRILAPTTYVFFASAIPVISFGEQLERNTDGTLTAVQTLASTALCGVIHSIFGGQPLLILGVAEPTVLMYTFMYNFAKDRKELGHKLFLAWTAWVCVWTALLLFMLAILGACSLINRFTRVAGELFGLLIAMLFMQQAIVGVVGEFGIPDRENPNQTALHPSWRFGNGMFALVLSFGLLLTGLQSRKARSWRYGGGCLRGFIADYGVPLMVLVWTAVSYLPVHDVPKGIPRRLFSPNPWSPGAYSNWTVVKDMLNVPPLYIVGAFIPATMIAVLYYFDHSVASQLAQQKDFNLKKPSSYHYDLLLLGFLVILCGLIGIPPSNGVIPQSPMHTKSLATLKHQLLRNKLVAAARNSIEKNSNLGQLYRNMQDAYNGMQTPLVYQIPSSIGLKELKESTVQKASSSGYIDAPVDETIFDVDKDIDDLLPIEVKEQRVSNLFQAVMVGSCVAAMPVLKKIPTAVLWGYFAFMAIESLPGNQFWERILLLFTAPSRRYKVLEDQHTTFIETVPFKTIAFFTIFQTVYLLLCFGITWIPIAGVLFPLLIMLLVPVRQYVLPRFFKLAHLQDLDAAEYEDAPAITYNLAFEDPSRQVSMTTMDSGEFLGEIMTRSRGEIRHIQSPKITSSSPASLANMTQASLPVLSPQVHSPRFTNLRNERFPRLSPKEDEIRETLSPHPRLG